Proteins co-encoded in one Mesorhizobium huakuii genomic window:
- a CDS encoding beta-ketoacyl-ACP synthase III, producing MSRSSRILGFGHHAPARRVENPEIENSLGLEPGWIERRTGIRSRFWATDEDTLSGLAAYAGDMALANAGIKRSDIGLLLLATSTPDHLLPPSAPLVAHGLGLGRAGAVDLAGACAGFIYALMFADGFTRLHGKSALVIAANILSRRINPAERASAVLFADAAGALVIGPCEDPDHGILGASVDSDGSRYGLIQIPAGGSNKPFHGDLDLEQTRMTITDGREVFAKAVEMMTACSQDALTAARMRPQDIDRFVPHQANARIFDAVGRNLGIADHAIIKTIVDYGNSSAATIPLSLSLANQAEPFRQGEKILLAAAGAGLSGGALIVGT from the coding sequence ATGAGCAGATCGTCGCGCATTCTTGGGTTTGGCCATCATGCGCCGGCGCGCAGGGTCGAGAACCCGGAAATCGAGAACAGTCTCGGCCTCGAACCCGGGTGGATCGAGCGGCGGACCGGGATACGGTCACGCTTCTGGGCAACGGACGAAGACACGCTGTCTGGCCTTGCCGCGTATGCCGGCGACATGGCGCTGGCGAATGCCGGCATCAAGCGCAGCGACATCGGGCTGCTGTTGCTTGCCACCTCGACACCCGATCACCTCCTGCCGCCCAGCGCGCCGCTGGTCGCACACGGGCTGGGGCTCGGCCGTGCAGGCGCGGTCGACCTCGCTGGTGCTTGCGCCGGCTTCATCTATGCGCTGATGTTCGCGGACGGGTTCACACGCCTGCATGGCAAATCGGCCCTTGTCATCGCCGCCAACATCCTCAGCCGTCGCATCAATCCCGCTGAGCGTGCCAGCGCCGTGCTGTTTGCCGATGCCGCCGGCGCCCTGGTGATTGGCCCCTGCGAGGACCCCGATCACGGCATTCTCGGTGCCTCGGTGGATTCCGATGGCTCGCGCTACGGGCTGATCCAGATTCCTGCCGGAGGAAGCAACAAGCCGTTCCACGGCGACCTCGACCTCGAGCAGACTCGAATGACGATCACCGACGGCCGTGAAGTGTTCGCCAAGGCGGTCGAGATGATGACTGCCTGCTCGCAGGACGCGCTCACTGCTGCCCGAATGCGGCCGCAGGACATCGACCGGTTCGTGCCGCACCAGGCCAACGCGCGCATTTTCGATGCCGTTGGGAGAAACCTCGGCATAGCAGATCATGCGATCATCAAGACGATCGTCGACTACGGCAACTCTTCCGCCGCGACGATCCCACTGTCGCTGTCGCTGGCCAACCAAGCGGAGCCGTTCCGGCAGGGCGAGAAGATCCTTCTGGCGGCAGCGGGTGCGGGTCTCAGCGGCGGGGCCCTCATTGTTGGAACTTAG
- a CDS encoding adenosylmethionine--8-amino-7-oxononanoate transaminase, with translation MSQSHVWHPFTQHALEPAIPEIVMTEGAYLHKADGTRILDAISSWWVVTHGHRHPRIMKAIETTASALDQIIFAGFTHEPAERLAKALVGLAPAGLDWVFYSDSGSTSVEVALKMALGYFRNIGAPRSRIVVMAHSYHGDTIGTMSVGARGVFNAAYEPLLFEVDTIPFLAAGREQETLDRFEAVCRDLRAAALIVEPLVLGAGGMLMYPASVLTELKKIAEASGTLLIADEVMTGWGRTGTMFACEQASISPDILCTSKGLTGGVIPLAATLATDAIFRAHYSTDRKKTFFHSSSYTANPIACAAALANIEIWRDEPVAERIAALSAMQTAGLRRFRDNPFFTDCRATGTIAALDLRTGSAGYLAEIGPKLRAFFLDKGLLVRPLGNVLYLLPPYCITGDELERLYDAIEEAGERFGSRP, from the coding sequence ATGTCGCAGTCCCATGTCTGGCACCCCTTCACCCAGCATGCGCTCGAGCCGGCGATTCCTGAAATCGTCATGACCGAAGGCGCCTATCTCCACAAGGCCGACGGCACGCGCATCCTGGACGCCATCTCCTCCTGGTGGGTGGTCACCCATGGCCACCGCCATCCCCGCATCATGAAGGCCATCGAGACGACCGCGTCGGCTCTCGACCAGATCATCTTTGCGGGCTTCACGCACGAGCCAGCCGAACGTCTGGCCAAGGCGCTTGTCGGTCTCGCGCCCGCCGGTCTCGACTGGGTGTTCTATTCCGACAGCGGCTCGACCTCCGTCGAAGTCGCGCTGAAGATGGCGCTCGGCTATTTCCGCAACATCGGCGCACCGCGCTCGCGCATCGTCGTCATGGCGCACAGTTATCATGGCGACACGATCGGCACGATGAGCGTCGGTGCCCGCGGCGTGTTCAACGCCGCCTACGAGCCCTTGCTGTTCGAAGTCGACACCATCCCCTTCCTGGCCGCCGGGCGCGAGCAGGAGACACTGGATCGGTTCGAGGCTGTCTGCCGCGACCTGCGCGCCGCCGCGCTGATCGTCGAGCCGCTGGTGCTTGGCGCCGGCGGCATGCTGATGTATCCGGCCTCGGTTCTGACCGAATTGAAGAAGATCGCAGAGGCCTCCGGCACGCTGTTGATCGCCGACGAGGTGATGACCGGTTGGGGGCGCACTGGAACCATGTTCGCCTGCGAGCAGGCATCGATTTCTCCAGATATCCTGTGCACCTCGAAAGGCCTGACCGGCGGCGTGATCCCACTGGCCGCCACGCTCGCCACCGATGCGATCTTCCGCGCCCACTATTCGACGGACCGGAAGAAGACGTTTTTCCATTCGAGTTCCTACACCGCCAATCCGATTGCCTGCGCGGCGGCACTTGCCAATATCGAGATCTGGCGGGACGAGCCGGTGGCCGAGCGCATTGCGGCCTTGAGCGCGATGCAGACCGCCGGGCTTCGACGCTTTCGCGACAACCCTTTCTTCACCGACTGCCGGGCGACCGGCACGATCGCGGCACTCGATCTGCGCACCGGCTCCGCCGGCTATCTGGCCGAGATCGGCCCGAAACTGCGCGCGTTCTTCCTCGACAAGGGGCTGCTCGTGCGTCCGCTCGGCAATGTCCTCTACCTTCTGCCGCCGTATTGCATCACCGGCGACGAGCTCGAGCGACTCTATGACGCCATTGAGGAGGCGGGCGAACGCTTCGGCTCGAGGCCATGA
- the bioD gene encoding dethiobiotin synthase, translating to MTQRIVITGTDTGIGKTVFAAGLAGLLDGFYWKPVQSGLDGETDSEVVARLAGLPSERVLPEAYRLKSPLSPHRSAEIDGVAIKAADLTFPVLPTPLVIEGAGGLMVPLNRRTRFIDIFAEWRLPVILCARTTLGTINHTLLSIEALRARSIPLAGIAFIGDEMADTQRTIVEMGGVPQLGRLPYLDPLTDKTLRDAMIAGFAFASIAGGD from the coding sequence ATGACCCAACGCATCGTCATCACCGGAACCGACACCGGAATTGGCAAGACCGTGTTTGCGGCTGGGCTCGCCGGTTTGCTCGACGGTTTCTACTGGAAGCCGGTGCAATCGGGCCTCGACGGCGAGACCGACAGCGAGGTGGTTGCGCGGCTTGCCGGCTTGCCCTCGGAGCGCGTGCTGCCGGAAGCCTACCGCTTGAAGAGCCCGCTGTCGCCGCATCGTTCGGCCGAGATCGACGGCGTCGCGATCAAGGCTGCCGATCTTACTTTTCCCGTCCTGCCGACGCCGCTCGTCATCGAGGGCGCGGGCGGGCTGATGGTGCCGCTCAACCGGCGCACAAGGTTCATCGACATCTTCGCTGAGTGGCGGCTGCCAGTTATTTTGTGTGCCCGCACCACGCTCGGCACCATCAACCACACGCTGCTGTCGATCGAGGCCCTGCGCGCCCGCTCCATCCCGCTGGCCGGCATCGCTTTCATCGGCGATGAGATGGCCGATACACAACGGACAATCGTGGAAATGGGCGGGGTGCCGCAGCTCGGCAGGCTGCCCTATCTCGATCCGCTGACGGACAAAACGCTGCGAGACGCAATGATTGCCGGCTTCGCCTTCGCCTCGATTGCGGGAGGTGACTGA
- a CDS encoding 8-amino-7-oxononanoate synthase, which produces MNGAPLARYDATLQGLARKDRLRTLLPRAGLDFSSNDYLGLAASRRLGEAVAAAIAQGTPVGATGSRLLRGNAPEHEQLEADAAAFFGTERALFFGSGYIANFALLTALPQKGDLLVLDELAHASMHEGARAGRALLKLVAHNDVDAAEDAITRWRAEGGMGRVWIAIESLYSMDGDRAPLKSLVALADRHEAFLVVDEAHATGVWGPDGRGLAAALKGRDNIVALHTCGKALGASGALVTGPRTLCDYLINRCRPFIYATAPSPLMAVAVREALAMLSDEPMRRVQLQDRVAFAGRQLAERCGVKPSGSQIQPFAIGDVGRTMVVAAELQARGFDIRGIRPPTVPEGTSRLRISLTLNVDEAEISAMVEALVEVLAQT; this is translated from the coding sequence ATGAACGGGGCACCTCTCGCCCGCTATGACGCGACCTTGCAGGGGCTGGCGCGCAAGGACCGGCTGCGGACGCTGTTGCCACGCGCCGGGCTCGACTTCTCGTCGAACGACTATCTCGGGCTGGCCGCCTCCAGGAGACTTGGCGAGGCGGTTGCGGCTGCCATTGCGCAGGGTACGCCGGTTGGCGCAACCGGGTCGCGGCTGTTGCGCGGCAACGCGCCGGAGCATGAGCAACTGGAGGCAGACGCGGCGGCGTTCTTCGGCACCGAACGCGCGCTGTTCTTTGGCAGCGGCTACATCGCCAACTTCGCCCTTCTGACCGCGCTGCCACAGAAGGGCGACCTGCTGGTCCTCGACGAACTCGCCCATGCCAGCATGCATGAGGGGGCGCGGGCAGGACGCGCCCTGTTGAAGCTGGTTGCGCACAACGACGTCGATGCTGCCGAGGACGCGATCACGCGCTGGCGCGCCGAAGGCGGCATGGGACGCGTCTGGATCGCGATCGAAAGCCTCTACAGCATGGATGGTGACCGCGCGCCGCTAAAAAGTCTTGTCGCGCTTGCCGATAGGCACGAGGCATTCCTTGTCGTCGACGAAGCGCATGCCACCGGTGTCTGGGGACCGGATGGCCGGGGGCTGGCCGCCGCATTGAAGGGCCGCGACAACATCGTCGCGCTCCATACTTGCGGCAAGGCGCTCGGCGCGTCGGGCGCACTGGTCACCGGACCGCGAACGCTGTGCGACTATCTCATCAATCGGTGCCGGCCATTCATCTACGCCACCGCGCCATCGCCGCTGATGGCGGTGGCAGTGCGCGAAGCGCTCGCCATGCTGTCCGACGAGCCCATGCGCCGCGTTCAGCTGCAGGATCGCGTTGCCTTCGCCGGCCGTCAATTGGCCGAGCGCTGCGGCGTGAAGCCGAGCGGCTCGCAGATCCAGCCCTTTGCCATCGGCGATGTCGGGCGCACCATGGTGGTGGCGGCGGAACTGCAGGCCCGCGGCTTCGACATCCGCGGCATCCGCCCGCCGACGGTGCCCGAGGGCACGTCGCGCCTACGCATTTCGCTGACGCTCAACGTCGACGAAGCCGAGATTTCCGCGATGGTCGAGGCGCTCGTTGAGGTGTTGGCCCAAACATGA
- the bioB gene encoding biotin synthase BioB — protein MTIEMNAETDVNQVVDTIDVALPRWSSKEAEAIHAMPFNDLLFLAQTVHRQNFDRNRVQLSRLLSIKTGGCPEDCGYCSQSAHHETGLMATKLMEVERVITEATKARDAGATRYCMGAAWRHPKERDMNALIAMVEGIKALGMETCMTLGMLELGQAQRLKAAGLDYYNHNIDTSERYYPEVVSTHTFADRLQTLGHVREAGIKVCCGGIFGMGEEKADRIDMLVTLANLPEPPESVPINLLIPIKGTPLAEAGPLDPLAFVRTIALARVMMPKSFIRLSAGRTAMSDEMQALCFFAGANSIFVGDTLLTAENPGEDKDTLLFRRLGIEPMALEAQ, from the coding sequence ATGACGATTGAAATGAACGCGGAAACCGATGTGAACCAGGTTGTGGACACCATCGACGTAGCGCTACCCCGATGGAGCAGCAAGGAGGCGGAGGCGATCCACGCCATGCCGTTCAATGACCTGCTCTTCCTGGCTCAGACGGTTCACCGCCAGAACTTCGATCGCAACCGGGTGCAGCTGTCGCGGCTGCTCAGTATCAAGACCGGCGGATGCCCGGAGGATTGCGGTTATTGCAGCCAGTCGGCACATCACGAGACCGGCTTGATGGCCACGAAGCTGATGGAGGTCGAACGGGTCATCACTGAGGCGACCAAGGCGCGTGACGCCGGCGCCACCCGCTATTGCATGGGCGCGGCCTGGCGCCACCCGAAGGAGCGTGACATGAACGCCCTGATCGCCATGGTCGAGGGCATAAAGGCACTCGGCATGGAGACCTGCATGACGCTCGGCATGCTCGAACTTGGCCAGGCGCAACGCTTGAAGGCGGCCGGCCTCGACTACTATAACCACAACATCGACACCTCCGAGCGCTACTACCCAGAGGTTGTCTCGACCCACACCTTTGCCGACCGGCTGCAAACGCTTGGCCACGTGCGCGAGGCTGGCATAAAGGTCTGCTGCGGTGGCATTTTCGGGATGGGCGAGGAAAAGGCCGACCGCATCGACATGCTGGTCACGCTGGCCAACTTGCCTGAGCCGCCCGAAAGCGTGCCGATCAACCTTCTGATCCCCATCAAGGGCACGCCGCTTGCCGAGGCCGGCCCCCTCGACCCGCTCGCCTTCGTGCGTACAATTGCGCTCGCTCGCGTCATGATGCCCAAGTCCTTTATAAGGCTGTCCGCCGGCAGGACGGCGATGAGCGACGAAATGCAGGCACTGTGCTTTTTCGCCGGCGCCAATTCCATATTCGTTGGGGACACGCTGCTGACGGCAGAAAATCCCGGCGAGGACAAGGACACTCTGCTGTTCCGGCGTCTCGGCATCGAGCCGATGGCACTCGAGGCGCAATGA
- the nadC gene encoding carboxylating nicotinate-nucleotide diphosphorylase: MVSFSPLPSTLIEPIVRGALLEDLGRCGDLTSDAVIPHDCIATLVLKSRQAGIVAGLDLVAYAFLLVEPAIDMHIWRPDGSDVGAGETIAKLCGPARGLLAAERTALNFLCRLSGIATATAAMVESVRGHKARIVCTRKTTPGLRALEKYAVRVGGGANHRFGLDDGVLIKDNHIAIAGDIRTAIERARAAAGHMVKIEVEVDTLEQLDIALTVGVDAVLLDNMSVEDLARAVATVGGRTITEASGRVTPKTAPAIAATGVDLISMGWLTHSAPILDIGLDMPALGNIGTRLN, translated from the coding sequence ATGGTTTCATTCTCACCCCTCCCCTCGACGCTGATCGAACCGATCGTGCGCGGTGCCCTTCTCGAAGACCTTGGCAGATGCGGCGACCTGACCAGCGATGCAGTGATCCCCCACGATTGCATTGCCACCTTGGTGCTCAAATCGCGACAGGCGGGCATCGTTGCCGGGCTCGATCTGGTCGCGTACGCCTTCCTGCTCGTGGAGCCCGCGATCGACATGCACATTTGGCGTCCTGACGGCAGTGATGTCGGGGCGGGCGAAACCATCGCGAAGCTGTGCGGACCGGCGCGCGGCCTGCTCGCAGCCGAGCGCACAGCGCTCAATTTCCTGTGTCGCCTGAGCGGCATTGCCACTGCCACAGCGGCGATGGTGGAGTCCGTGCGTGGCCACAAGGCGAGGATCGTATGCACTCGAAAGACGACTCCCGGCTTGCGCGCGTTGGAGAAATACGCCGTGCGCGTCGGCGGCGGCGCCAATCACCGCTTCGGGCTCGACGACGGCGTGCTTATCAAGGACAACCACATAGCGATCGCCGGTGACATCCGCACAGCTATAGAGCGGGCGCGCGCCGCCGCAGGCCACATGGTGAAGATCGAGGTTGAGGTCGACACGCTGGAACAGCTGGATATCGCGCTTACAGTTGGAGTCGACGCGGTGCTGCTGGACAATATGTCAGTCGAGGACCTTGCCCGCGCCGTGGCAACGGTCGGCGGCCGCACAATCACCGAGGCCTCAGGTCGGGTGACACCGAAAACGGCTCCCGCAATCGCAGCCACCGGTGTCGATCTCATTTCCATGGGCTGGCTGACCCACAGCGCGCCGATCCTCGATATCGGCCTGGACATGCCAGCCCTGGGAAACATCGGCACCCGCTTGAACTGA
- a CDS encoding L-aspartate oxidase has translation MNLDVLDIAGAPVVIGAGIAGLMTALHLAPEPVVLLSNAPLGTGVCSELAQGGLAASLGGDDDPELHLCDTIAAGDGLCDEATVRRVVRAATNAIKTLDRFGVAFDRYPEGALRLGLEAAHSQRRIVHAGGDATGRELVRALIAAARRTASITILENVEVRRLIVEDGSVIAVVAVGYAGAVALPTRRAVLATGGIGGLFFDTTNPPGSWGHGLALAAWAGAELADLEFVQFHPTALDTPRRPMPLVSEAVRGEGAMLIDERGERFLAETPGGELAPRDVVARAVWHQLAAGGRVFLDARRCLGPSFEKRFPGIAGLCREAGVDPATDPIPVRPAAHYHMGGVAVDAAGRSSVEGLWACGEVACTGLHGANRLASNSLTEAAVTASWVAESVAGASYTRRRRVCSTLVPPRPDASGIRAVVSAALGIIRDGQTMREAVATLLPMAGHDGPKSGPALVSLMLAVAALRREESRGAHCRSDFPRRDADACTSRLTLNSAMQAAAALSCRAPIRST, from the coding sequence ATGAACCTTGATGTCCTCGACATCGCCGGAGCGCCGGTCGTCATCGGCGCCGGCATTGCCGGCCTGATGACGGCGCTTCATCTTGCGCCGGAACCGGTCGTGCTTCTGTCCAATGCGCCGCTTGGAACCGGAGTCTGCAGCGAGCTCGCTCAGGGTGGTCTTGCGGCAAGTCTCGGCGGCGACGACGACCCCGAACTTCATCTTTGCGACACAATTGCAGCCGGCGACGGCCTCTGCGACGAGGCGACGGTGCGGCGAGTGGTCCGGGCTGCAACCAATGCGATCAAGACCCTGGACCGCTTCGGCGTCGCCTTCGACCGCTACCCTGAAGGCGCTTTGCGGCTCGGGCTTGAGGCAGCACATTCGCAACGGCGGATCGTGCATGCCGGCGGCGACGCCACGGGTCGGGAGCTGGTCCGCGCACTCATCGCCGCAGCGCGCCGGACAGCCTCGATCACTATTCTCGAAAACGTGGAGGTCCGCCGCCTGATCGTGGAAGACGGGTCGGTCATCGCCGTGGTCGCGGTCGGGTACGCGGGTGCGGTCGCTTTGCCCACGCGCCGCGCGGTGCTGGCAACCGGCGGCATCGGCGGCCTGTTTTTCGACACGACAAACCCGCCTGGCTCATGGGGACACGGGCTGGCACTCGCTGCCTGGGCCGGGGCAGAGCTCGCCGACCTGGAATTCGTGCAGTTCCATCCGACCGCCCTCGACACCCCGCGTCGGCCGATGCCGCTGGTGAGCGAAGCAGTGCGCGGCGAAGGCGCGATGCTCATTGACGAGCGAGGAGAGCGCTTCCTCGCTGAAACGCCTGGCGGCGAGCTTGCGCCTCGCGACGTGGTGGCGCGCGCCGTTTGGCATCAGCTTGCTGCCGGGGGCCGCGTGTTCCTGGACGCGCGGCGATGTCTCGGCCCTAGTTTTGAAAAGCGCTTCCCAGGCATTGCCGGTTTGTGCCGCGAGGCAGGCGTAGATCCTGCGACCGACCCGATTCCGGTGCGCCCAGCGGCACATTATCACATGGGCGGCGTTGCCGTAGACGCCGCCGGCCGCAGCTCCGTCGAGGGATTGTGGGCGTGCGGCGAGGTTGCTTGTACTGGCCTGCACGGCGCCAATCGTCTCGCAAGCAACTCGCTCACCGAAGCGGCGGTCACCGCGAGCTGGGTTGCTGAAAGCGTTGCCGGCGCATCGTATACCCGGCGACGGCGTGTATGTTCCACGTTGGTGCCTCCACGGCCAGACGCTTCAGGCATCAGGGCGGTCGTCTCCGCCGCACTCGGCATCATCCGCGATGGCCAGACGATGCGCGAAGCGGTGGCGACCCTGCTGCCGATGGCAGGTCACGACGGCCCCAAGTCCGGCCCGGCTTTGGTCTCACTGATGCTGGCCGTTGCAGCCCTACGGCGAGAAGAGAGCCGCGGCGCGCACTGTCGATCCGATTTCCCCCGGCGCGATGCAGACGCGTGTACGTCACGGCTGACGCTGAACAGCGCAATGCAGGCCGCCGCCGCACTCAGTTGCCGGGCGCCGATACGGAGCACGTGA
- the nadA gene encoding quinolinate synthase NadA → MTGALPTAASLYERVRRVVPPVEWSAFANDIDAILALKRERNAIILAHNYQTPEIFHCVADVVGDSLALARKAMAVDADIIVVAGVHFMAETAKLLNPNTTVLIPDMGAGCSLADSITAQDVQLMRQRYPEVPVVTYVNTSAAVKAQSDICCTSGNAKAVVESLGVPRVIMLPDEFLAKNIAAQTKVEIIAWKGHCEVHERFTPADIRELRAAHAGVVVLAHPECPPDVVREADFSGSTAAMSDYVEREKPARVVLMTECSMSDNVAVAHPDVEFVRPCNLCPHMKRITLANIRAALEENRYEIRIDPGIADPARRAVERMLSI, encoded by the coding sequence ATGACTGGGGCGTTACCTACTGCCGCGTCGTTGTACGAGCGCGTCCGGCGCGTGGTCCCGCCAGTCGAATGGTCGGCCTTTGCAAACGACATTGATGCCATCCTCGCGCTGAAGCGGGAGCGCAACGCCATCATCCTGGCGCACAATTATCAGACGCCTGAGATATTCCATTGCGTCGCAGACGTCGTCGGCGACAGCCTCGCACTGGCCCGTAAAGCAATGGCGGTGGATGCCGACATCATCGTGGTTGCCGGCGTGCATTTCATGGCCGAGACCGCAAAGCTGCTAAATCCGAACACGACTGTGCTCATCCCGGACATGGGCGCCGGTTGCTCACTGGCGGATTCGATCACGGCACAAGATGTGCAGCTGATGCGACAGCGCTATCCGGAGGTCCCGGTTGTCACCTATGTCAATACGTCCGCCGCTGTGAAGGCCCAATCCGACATCTGCTGCACCTCGGGCAACGCCAAGGCGGTAGTGGAATCGCTCGGCGTGCCGCGTGTGATCATGCTGCCCGATGAATTTCTTGCGAAGAACATCGCCGCCCAGACGAAGGTCGAGATCATCGCCTGGAAGGGTCATTGCGAGGTGCATGAGCGCTTCACGCCGGCCGATATCCGCGAGCTGCGCGCTGCACACGCGGGCGTGGTCGTACTCGCCCATCCCGAATGTCCGCCCGACGTTGTCAGAGAGGCGGATTTCTCGGGGTCGACGGCCGCCATGTCGGATTATGTCGAGCGGGAGAAACCGGCACGGGTCGTGTTGATGACGGAATGTTCGATGAGCGACAACGTCGCGGTCGCGCATCCCGACGTCGAGTTCGTTCGCCCCTGCAATCTTTGCCCACACATGAAGCGCATCACGCTCGCCAACATTCGCGCCGCGCTCGAGGAGAACCGGTACGAGATCCGGATCGATCCCGGGATAGCCGACCCCGCCCGCCGCGCGGTCGAGCGCATGCTTTCAATATGA
- a CDS encoding NUDIX hydrolase: protein MDHKKTGTGKDRAAIKAGQVKVDLIAVVVAVNDSEPCVLTIGRMNTLPSGPFALEHRSLQSGLRGWVEQQTGHPLGYTEQLYTFADRDRIGAERERAISISYLALTRKEQSSTECGWRSWYEYFPWEDHRSGTPPVMLDFVRPRLIEWADGASDAATRRERRQRSAIAFGFDDRHWNEELALQRYELLYEAGLVQEAGSGTDATPLPLVPSESMVVDHRRIVATGIARLRSKIKYRPVVFELMQPTFTLLQLQRTVEALAGRLINKPNFRRLVEQQELVEKTGETSVDTGGRPAKLYRFRRGVLDERAVAGTKLPLTRA, encoded by the coding sequence ATGGACCACAAGAAAACAGGAACCGGGAAAGACAGAGCCGCCATCAAGGCCGGCCAAGTCAAAGTAGATTTGATCGCCGTTGTCGTCGCCGTCAATGACAGTGAACCCTGTGTCCTAACAATCGGCCGGATGAACACCCTTCCCTCCGGACCGTTTGCGCTCGAGCACCGATCGCTGCAATCCGGCCTGAGGGGGTGGGTCGAGCAGCAGACCGGCCATCCGCTTGGGTATACCGAGCAACTCTACACGTTCGCGGATCGGGACCGCATCGGCGCCGAGCGCGAGCGCGCCATCTCCATCAGCTATCTCGCACTGACCCGCAAGGAACAGAGCTCGACCGAGTGCGGCTGGCGAAGTTGGTACGAATATTTTCCATGGGAGGATCACCGCTCCGGCACGCCGCCGGTGATGCTGGATTTTGTGCGACCGCGCTTGATCGAGTGGGCGGATGGCGCAAGCGACGCAGCCACGCGACGCGAACGCCGTCAGCGGTCGGCGATAGCGTTCGGCTTCGATGATCGCCATTGGAACGAGGAACTCGCGCTTCAACGCTATGAGTTGCTTTACGAAGCAGGCCTGGTTCAGGAGGCCGGAAGCGGCACGGACGCGACCCCGCTTCCCCTGGTGCCCAGCGAGTCCATGGTCGTCGATCATCGCCGCATCGTGGCGACCGGCATTGCGCGGCTGCGCTCCAAAATCAAATACCGGCCGGTCGTCTTCGAGCTTATGCAGCCGACTTTCACACTGCTGCAGCTGCAGCGAACGGTGGAAGCCTTAGCTGGCAGGCTCATCAACAAGCCGAACTTCCGCAGGCTTGTTGAGCAGCAGGAGCTGGTCGAGAAAACTGGCGAGACTTCCGTTGATACGGGGGGGCGACCAGCAAAGCTCTATCGTTTCCGCCGTGGGGTCCTCGATGAAAGGGCGGTCGCGGGCACGAAATTGCCGCTGACGCGGGCTTGA
- a CDS encoding autoinducer binding domain-containing protein gives MHRLFEKFIEQLSASVDAADLHEAMASAAAGLEFPLFAYFTYPPASSDTPLVISNYPSSWTSNYLRLRYHSVDPVILRGLRGLNTFHWGLDRDHRYLPASQQEVLENAAQFGIRCGLTMSIHDHRGRFAG, from the coding sequence ATGCATCGGCTATTTGAAAAATTCATCGAGCAACTTTCAGCAAGCGTCGATGCTGCGGATCTCCACGAGGCAATGGCCTCGGCCGCCGCCGGCTTGGAATTTCCGCTCTTCGCTTACTTCACTTACCCGCCAGCCTCCAGCGACACGCCGTTAGTGATCTCGAATTATCCTTCTTCCTGGACCTCCAATTATCTGCGACTGCGCTACCACAGCGTCGATCCGGTGATCCTGCGCGGGCTGCGAGGCTTGAATACTTTCCACTGGGGGCTGGATCGAGATCATCGGTATTTGCCAGCCTCGCAGCAAGAAGTTTTGGAAAACGCAGCTCAGTTTGGCATTCGGTGCGGCTTGACCATGTCCATACATGATCATCGCGGCCGCTTTGCTGGCTGA
- a CDS encoding LuxR C-terminal-related transcriptional regulator, with protein sequence MGGAAWDISQILGLSKRTVTFHLENAKAKLGVRTINQAVARMAASGHATT encoded by the coding sequence ATGGGCGGCGCGGCGTGGGATATCAGCCAGATCCTCGGCCTCTCGAAACGCACCGTGACCTTCCATCTGGAAAACGCCAAGGCAAAGCTTGGCGTGCGAACCATCAATCAGGCTGTAGCAAGGATGGCCGCTTCCGGTCACGCCACAACCTGA